One segment of Myxocyprinus asiaticus isolate MX2 ecotype Aquarium Trade chromosome 41, UBuf_Myxa_2, whole genome shotgun sequence DNA contains the following:
- the LOC127431852 gene encoding polypeptide N-acetylgalactosaminyltransferase 11-like isoform X3: protein MGSVTLRYFCYGCLFTSVTWSILLFLYFNHSQNSRMFFKNVPIQGQHRFQPRFTRSPAAQHRDEGQARRGHAKPDLSPELGMIFNKQDQEVRDMGYHKHAFNVLISNRLGYHRDIADTRNDKCRDRSYPMALPTASVVICFFNEAFSALLRTVHSVLDRTPNYLLHEIILVDDHSELDDLKEDLDVYIQQHLQKKVKLVRNERREGLIRGRMIGASHASDLPLWRVGCLPWTGTTFMSSIWMCGGQLLIMPCSRVGHIFRKRRPYGSPGGQDTMAHNSLRLAHVWMDEYKEQYFALRPELRNRDYGDISERVAIRKRQQCHSFKWYLDNIYPEMQVSSPHKPQQPVFINKGLKRPKVLQRGRLRNLLADKCLVAQGRPSQKGGTVVVRDCDPRDPEQEWAYDEEHELILAGLLCLDMSEIRSSDPPRLMKCHGSGGSQQWTLGKNNWLYQVSVGQCLAVIDPLSIKGYVAMAICDDSQSQQWLLES from the exons ATGGGCAGCGTTACTCTGCGCTACTTTTGCTATGGTTGCCTCTTCACCTCTGTGACCTGGTCAATTCTTCTCTTCCTGTACTTCAACCACAGTCAGAACAGCCGCATGTTCTTCAAAAATGTGCCCATCCAGGGGCAGCACCGTTTCCAGCCTCGCTTCACCCGCAGTCCGGCGGCCCAGCACAGAGACGAAGGTCAGGCCCGCAGAGGTCATGCCAAACCAGACCTGTCTCCAGAGCTGG GAATGATTTTTAACAAGCAGGATCAAGAGGTACGAGACATGGGCTATCACAAACACGCCTTCAACGTGCTCATCAGTAACCGCCTCGGATACCACAGAGACATCGCCGACACCAGGAATGACAA GTGCAGAGACAGGAGCTATCCCATGGCCTTGCCCACGGCCAGCGTAGTCATCTGTTTCTTCAATGAGGCGTTCTCTGCCCTCCTGAGGACTGTTCACAGCGTGTTGGATCGCACACCAAACTACCTGCTCCATGAGATCATACTGGTGGATGACCACAGTGAACTGG ATGATCTGAAGGAAGATCTGGATGTTTACATTCAGCAGCAcctgcagaaaaaggtgaagctgGTTCGTAATGAGAGGAGGGAGGGTCTGATCCGCGGGAGAATGATCGGAGCATCTCACGCTTCAG ATCTCCCACTATGGCGGGTGGGCTGTTTGCCATGGACAGGAACTACTTTTATGAGCTCG ATCTGGATGTGTGGCGGCCAGTTGCTGATAATGCCGTGCTCCAGGGTCGGACACATCTTCCGTAAACGCCGGCCCTATGGGTCACCTGGCGGTCAAGACACAATGGCCCACAACTCACTGCGTCTGGCCCATGTCTGGATGGACGAGTATAAG gAACAGTACTTTGCCTTGCGTCCTGAGCTGAGGAATCGTGACTATGGAGACATCAGTGAGAGAGTAGCCATTCGTAAACGGCAGCAGTGTCACTCCTTCAAATGGTACCTGGATAACATTTACCCTGAGATGCAGGTGTCCTCCCCGCACAAGCCCCAGCAGCCTGTCTTCATCAACAAGGGCTTGAAGAGACCCAAAGTCTTGCAGCGGGGTCGA CTACGTAATCTGCTGGCTGATAAGTGTCTGGTGGCACAAGGCCGTCCCAGCCAGAAGGGTGGCACTGTGGTGGTGAGAGACTGTGACCCACGGGACCCTGAGCAG GAGTGGGCCTATGATGAGGAGCACGAGTTGATTCTAGCGGGTCTGTTGTGTTTGGACATGTCTGAGATTCGTTCCTCTGACCCGCCACGACTCATGAAGTGTCACGGATCAGGTGGATCTCAGCAATGGACACTGGGG
- the LOC127431852 gene encoding polypeptide N-acetylgalactosaminyltransferase 11-like isoform X1: MGSVTLRYFCYGCLFTSVTWSILLFLYFNHSQNSRMFFKNVPIQGQHRFQPRFTRSPAAQHRDEGQARRGHAKPDLSPELGMIFNKQDQEVRDMGYHKHAFNVLISNRLGYHRDIADTRNDKCRDRSYPMALPTASVVICFFNEAFSALLRTVHSVLDRTPNYLLHEIILVDDHSELDDLKEDLDVYIQQHLQKKVKLVRNERREGLIRGRMIGASHASGEVLVFLDSHCEVNEAWLQPLLTPIKQNRKTVVCPVIDIISADTLVYSPSPIVRGGFNWGLHFKWDPVPMSELNSPDGAIRSPTMAGGLFAMDRNYFYELGQYDRGMDIWGGENLEISFRIWMCGGQLLIMPCSRVGHIFRKRRPYGSPGGQDTMAHNSLRLAHVWMDEYKEQYFALRPELRNRDYGDISERVAIRKRQQCHSFKWYLDNIYPEMQVSSPHKPQQPVFINKGLKRPKVLQRGRLRNLLADKCLVAQGRPSQKGGTVVVRDCDPRDPEQEWAYDEEHELILAGLLCLDMSEIRSSDPPRLMKCHGSGGSQQWTLGKNNWLYQVSVGQCLAVIDPLSIKGYVAMAICDDSQSQQWLLES; this comes from the exons ATGGGCAGCGTTACTCTGCGCTACTTTTGCTATGGTTGCCTCTTCACCTCTGTGACCTGGTCAATTCTTCTCTTCCTGTACTTCAACCACAGTCAGAACAGCCGCATGTTCTTCAAAAATGTGCCCATCCAGGGGCAGCACCGTTTCCAGCCTCGCTTCACCCGCAGTCCGGCGGCCCAGCACAGAGACGAAGGTCAGGCCCGCAGAGGTCATGCCAAACCAGACCTGTCTCCAGAGCTGG GAATGATTTTTAACAAGCAGGATCAAGAGGTACGAGACATGGGCTATCACAAACACGCCTTCAACGTGCTCATCAGTAACCGCCTCGGATACCACAGAGACATCGCCGACACCAGGAATGACAA GTGCAGAGACAGGAGCTATCCCATGGCCTTGCCCACGGCCAGCGTAGTCATCTGTTTCTTCAATGAGGCGTTCTCTGCCCTCCTGAGGACTGTTCACAGCGTGTTGGATCGCACACCAAACTACCTGCTCCATGAGATCATACTGGTGGATGACCACAGTGAACTGG ATGATCTGAAGGAAGATCTGGATGTTTACATTCAGCAGCAcctgcagaaaaaggtgaagctgGTTCGTAATGAGAGGAGGGAGGGTCTGATCCGCGGGAGAATGATCGGAGCATCTCACGCTTCAG GTGAGGTGTTGGTGTTTTTGGACAGTCACTGTGAGGTGAATGAGGCGTGGCTCCAGCCGCTGCTCACACCtatcaaacaaaacagaaaaacggTGGTGTGTCCCGTCATTGACATCATCAGTGCAGACACACTGGTCTACAGCCCCTCTCCCATCGTGCGGGGGGGATTCAACTGGGGCTTGCACTTTAAATGGGACCCCGTGCCCATGTCCGAACTCAACAGCCCAGATGGAGCCATCAG ATCTCCCACTATGGCGGGTGGGCTGTTTGCCATGGACAGGAACTACTTTTATGAGCTCGGTCAGTACGACCGTGGCATGGACATCTGGGGAGGAGAGAACTTGGAAATCTCTTTTCGG ATCTGGATGTGTGGCGGCCAGTTGCTGATAATGCCGTGCTCCAGGGTCGGACACATCTTCCGTAAACGCCGGCCCTATGGGTCACCTGGCGGTCAAGACACAATGGCCCACAACTCACTGCGTCTGGCCCATGTCTGGATGGACGAGTATAAG gAACAGTACTTTGCCTTGCGTCCTGAGCTGAGGAATCGTGACTATGGAGACATCAGTGAGAGAGTAGCCATTCGTAAACGGCAGCAGTGTCACTCCTTCAAATGGTACCTGGATAACATTTACCCTGAGATGCAGGTGTCCTCCCCGCACAAGCCCCAGCAGCCTGTCTTCATCAACAAGGGCTTGAAGAGACCCAAAGTCTTGCAGCGGGGTCGA CTACGTAATCTGCTGGCTGATAAGTGTCTGGTGGCACAAGGCCGTCCCAGCCAGAAGGGTGGCACTGTGGTGGTGAGAGACTGTGACCCACGGGACCCTGAGCAG GAGTGGGCCTATGATGAGGAGCACGAGTTGATTCTAGCGGGTCTGTTGTGTTTGGACATGTCTGAGATTCGTTCCTCTGACCCGCCACGACTCATGAAGTGTCACGGATCAGGTGGATCTCAGCAATGGACACTGGGG
- the LOC127431852 gene encoding polypeptide N-acetylgalactosaminyltransferase 11-like isoform X2, whose amino-acid sequence MDAIYGNRPVSNGRESALDSATALLESTMEDGMIFNKQDQEVRDMGYHKHAFNVLISNRLGYHRDIADTRNDKCRDRSYPMALPTASVVICFFNEAFSALLRTVHSVLDRTPNYLLHEIILVDDHSELDDLKEDLDVYIQQHLQKKVKLVRNERREGLIRGRMIGASHASGEVLVFLDSHCEVNEAWLQPLLTPIKQNRKTVVCPVIDIISADTLVYSPSPIVRGGFNWGLHFKWDPVPMSELNSPDGAIRSPTMAGGLFAMDRNYFYELGQYDRGMDIWGGENLEISFRIWMCGGQLLIMPCSRVGHIFRKRRPYGSPGGQDTMAHNSLRLAHVWMDEYKEQYFALRPELRNRDYGDISERVAIRKRQQCHSFKWYLDNIYPEMQVSSPHKPQQPVFINKGLKRPKVLQRGRLRNLLADKCLVAQGRPSQKGGTVVVRDCDPRDPEQEWAYDEEHELILAGLLCLDMSEIRSSDPPRLMKCHGSGGSQQWTLGKNNWLYQVSVGQCLAVIDPLSIKGYVAMAICDDSQSQQWLLES is encoded by the exons atggacgctatctatggcaatagaccggtgagcaatgggagggagagtgccctggactcagccacagcgttgttggagtccacgatggaggatg GAATGATTTTTAACAAGCAGGATCAAGAGGTACGAGACATGGGCTATCACAAACACGCCTTCAACGTGCTCATCAGTAACCGCCTCGGATACCACAGAGACATCGCCGACACCAGGAATGACAA GTGCAGAGACAGGAGCTATCCCATGGCCTTGCCCACGGCCAGCGTAGTCATCTGTTTCTTCAATGAGGCGTTCTCTGCCCTCCTGAGGACTGTTCACAGCGTGTTGGATCGCACACCAAACTACCTGCTCCATGAGATCATACTGGTGGATGACCACAGTGAACTGG ATGATCTGAAGGAAGATCTGGATGTTTACATTCAGCAGCAcctgcagaaaaaggtgaagctgGTTCGTAATGAGAGGAGGGAGGGTCTGATCCGCGGGAGAATGATCGGAGCATCTCACGCTTCAG GTGAGGTGTTGGTGTTTTTGGACAGTCACTGTGAGGTGAATGAGGCGTGGCTCCAGCCGCTGCTCACACCtatcaaacaaaacagaaaaacggTGGTGTGTCCCGTCATTGACATCATCAGTGCAGACACACTGGTCTACAGCCCCTCTCCCATCGTGCGGGGGGGATTCAACTGGGGCTTGCACTTTAAATGGGACCCCGTGCCCATGTCCGAACTCAACAGCCCAGATGGAGCCATCAG ATCTCCCACTATGGCGGGTGGGCTGTTTGCCATGGACAGGAACTACTTTTATGAGCTCGGTCAGTACGACCGTGGCATGGACATCTGGGGAGGAGAGAACTTGGAAATCTCTTTTCGG ATCTGGATGTGTGGCGGCCAGTTGCTGATAATGCCGTGCTCCAGGGTCGGACACATCTTCCGTAAACGCCGGCCCTATGGGTCACCTGGCGGTCAAGACACAATGGCCCACAACTCACTGCGTCTGGCCCATGTCTGGATGGACGAGTATAAG gAACAGTACTTTGCCTTGCGTCCTGAGCTGAGGAATCGTGACTATGGAGACATCAGTGAGAGAGTAGCCATTCGTAAACGGCAGCAGTGTCACTCCTTCAAATGGTACCTGGATAACATTTACCCTGAGATGCAGGTGTCCTCCCCGCACAAGCCCCAGCAGCCTGTCTTCATCAACAAGGGCTTGAAGAGACCCAAAGTCTTGCAGCGGGGTCGA CTACGTAATCTGCTGGCTGATAAGTGTCTGGTGGCACAAGGCCGTCCCAGCCAGAAGGGTGGCACTGTGGTGGTGAGAGACTGTGACCCACGGGACCCTGAGCAG GAGTGGGCCTATGATGAGGAGCACGAGTTGATTCTAGCGGGTCTGTTGTGTTTGGACATGTCTGAGATTCGTTCCTCTGACCCGCCACGACTCATGAAGTGTCACGGATCAGGTGGATCTCAGCAATGGACACTGGGG